A part of Desulfobacter sp. genomic DNA contains:
- a CDS encoding (Fe-S)-binding protein produces MAEAVIKLGRKKKASTFLDKVKEILPEGGNLNACLTCGACSSGCPATGLADMDPRKFLRMAALGMDEEIAASDWPWMCTMCMRCIYVCPMKIDIPQLVFNARTLRPREERPRGILGSCDAALKHDTGSAMAASEEDFEFVVEDVLEEYQESQPEFAEMEAPIDKEGAEFFLNQNSREPVTEPDEMVPLWKILHTAGINWTYGSKGWGGENYCMFLADDKSWEHLASTTIGQARKLGCKTYLNTEUGHVTFSVRAGAKKFGIDTENLEIKNIYEYYAKWIREGRLKVNSDWNKDLGIKFTVQDPCQIVRKSYGDPIADDLRFVVKSIVGEENFIDMQPNKSNNYCCGGGGGFLQSGFKEERLQYGKIKDQQVQATGADYCIAACHNCHAQIHELSEHYGGEYGVVHLWTLICLSLGILGPNEREYLGDDLKEVNVFHPETAL; encoded by the coding sequence ATGGCAGAAGCTGTCATCAAACTGGGCCGCAAGAAAAAGGCCTCAACATTTTTAGACAAGGTAAAAGAAATCCTGCCCGAGGGCGGAAATCTGAATGCCTGCCTCACCTGTGGCGCCTGTTCATCCGGGTGTCCGGCAACAGGCCTGGCAGATATGGACCCCAGAAAATTCCTCCGCATGGCTGCCCTGGGCATGGATGAAGAAATTGCTGCTTCAGACTGGCCCTGGATGTGCACCATGTGCATGCGCTGCATCTATGTCTGCCCCATGAAAATAGATATTCCCCAGCTCGTATTCAACGCCCGGACTCTACGGCCCAGAGAAGAGCGGCCCAGGGGTATTCTGGGCTCCTGTGACGCAGCCCTGAAACACGATACCGGATCAGCCATGGCGGCCTCCGAAGAAGACTTTGAATTTGTTGTTGAAGACGTCCTGGAAGAGTATCAGGAATCCCAGCCGGAATTTGCCGAAATGGAAGCACCCATTGATAAGGAAGGGGCGGAATTCTTCCTCAACCAGAACTCCAGGGAACCGGTTACAGAACCTGATGAAATGGTCCCCCTGTGGAAAATTCTCCACACGGCCGGAATCAACTGGACATACGGATCCAAGGGATGGGGCGGAGAAAACTATTGCATGTTCCTGGCGGACGACAAGTCCTGGGAACATCTGGCATCCACCACCATCGGCCAGGCCAGGAAACTGGGGTGTAAAACCTACCTCAACACCGAGTGAGGGCACGTCACTTTCTCGGTCCGGGCCGGAGCGAAAAAATTTGGTATCGACACTGAAAACTTGGAAATCAAAAACATTTACGAATATTATGCAAAATGGATCCGTGAAGGGCGGCTCAAGGTCAATTCCGACTGGAATAAGGACCTGGGCATCAAATTCACCGTACAGGATCCCTGCCAGATCGTCAGAAAAAGCTATGGGGACCCCATTGCCGACGATCTGAGGTTTGTTGTCAAGTCCATCGTCGGCGAAGAGAACTTCATCGACATGCAGCCCAACAAATCCAACAACTACTGCTGCGGCGGCGGCGGTGGTTTCCTGCAGTCAGGCTTCAAGGAGGAACGGCTGCAGTACGGCAAGATCAAGGACCAGCAGGTCCAGGCCACAGGCGCAGATTACTGCATCGCCGCCTGTCATAACTGCCACGCCCAGATCCATGAACTTTCCGAGCACTACGGCGGGGAGTACGGGGTGGTCCACCTGTGGACCCTGATCTGCCTCTCTCTGGGTATCCTCGGTCCCAATGAACGGGAGTACCTGGGCGACGACCTCAAAGAGGTCAATGTTTTCCATCCGGAGACAGCTCTCTAA
- a CDS encoding YccF domain-containing protein, with protein MAFLLNILWFVLGGGWAAGLLWLLTGCLLMITVVGIPFGWAAFRIAGFAAFPFGKELVDARELGEERLAGTGLANILWIVLAGIWLAISHVLAGVSLCVTIIGIPFGFAHFRLASVCFAPLGKRTVDK; from the coding sequence ATGGCGTTTTTGTTGAACATTCTCTGGTTCGTTCTGGGCGGCGGATGGGCTGCCGGGCTGTTGTGGCTTCTGACCGGTTGCCTTCTTATGATTACTGTGGTGGGGATTCCCTTTGGATGGGCGGCATTCAGGATTGCCGGTTTTGCGGCCTTTCCCTTTGGCAAGGAGCTGGTGGATGCAAGGGAGCTGGGCGAGGAGCGGCTGGCGGGAACAGGGCTGGCCAATATTCTCTGGATTGTCCTGGCCGGCATCTGGCTGGCCATTTCCCATGTGCTGGCCGGGGTCAGCCTTTGTGTGACCATCATCGGCATCCCCTTCGGGTTTGCCCATTTCAGGCTGGCATCTGTATGTTTTGCCCCCCTGGGAAAGCGAACCGTGGATAAATAG
- a CDS encoding PAS domain S-box protein has product MDTKRFPGKAQWTRFENDLSYKLGRLAPYDAIIVADDNALSFAIEQQNRLFKHIPLIFMGVNNIEKALAQNDTPQITGVVEAVSMAETIELMIKLRPKSKRIVAIVDNTKSGQADLKKFYGMADRFTSHRFEEISLAQMDWPHFLSALGTIEPEDAVLLLSAYNDKNNKAYLFEESLRKIKTVLQLPIFHLWYHGIGEGLFGGKVISHFEQGKTAAGITLEILSGTPVSKIAVKHISPNKYVFDYAELKRNKIDFSRLPKERIIVNEPDSFYKKNKKIIWAIATTIAVLSLAFLISIASILNRLKIQKELNKAAFIIDSTSDAVITTDVNGTILFWNKGAQRIYGYNRKEVLGRSITLLYKEEDLHVLNGMISELLNGNDIPNIEVVCVNKDGRDVYILLSLMTIKNAGGKIVELVGITKDISESKAAEQAVARSEERLKLALDSVSDAVWDWRIDKDQVYFSTKWYSMLGYPPCELPQTFETWRNLLHPDDLPLSEKTVFNHLKSGRAFEIEFRMRTKQNQWKWILARGKTVEKDANGKALRMLGTHMDITERKRAEKEIIEQKQKAERYLNLAGVMFIGIDLKGRVNLANQHACNVLECEEKDLVHRNWFDNFIPEAVRDEVRHVFNQLVNGVIEPVEYYENNVLTKTGREKTVAWHNTYLTDEKGAIVSVLSAGEDITEKRKLEAQLHKAQKMESIGNLAGGIAHDFNNLLFPIIGMSELMMEDLPDNSPEHQNLKEILKAGLRGADLVKQILAFSRQSEIKKEPLRIQSVLKDAIHLSRSAIPADIEISHDIQQNCGMILGDATQIQQIAMNLITNAYHSMEQSGGNIGIFLGEETVSQKDIDGHPIRPGKYALLEISDTGCGIDPAIKEKIFEPYFTTKEKGKGTGLGLAVVYGIVKEHGGEIILDTTAGRGTTFRIYFPLIHQISGSTTSADHGILPKGDERLLLIDDEKAIVKLETLMLERAGYAVTAFTGSMTALDTFRKDPDAFDLVITDMTMPEMTGDQLAQKIISIRPDMPVITCTGFSERINEDQAREMGIKGFLMKPVVISDMMKMVRKILDEAAAHTGTRARPDMASS; this is encoded by the coding sequence ATGGATACCAAAAGATTTCCCGGAAAGGCGCAGTGGACCCGGTTTGAGAACGATTTAAGCTATAAATTGGGCAGATTGGCCCCATATGATGCAATCATTGTTGCCGATGACAATGCCCTCAGCTTTGCCATTGAACAGCAGAACCGGTTATTTAAACATATACCCCTTATTTTCATGGGGGTTAACAATATTGAAAAAGCCCTTGCCCAGAATGACACCCCACAGATCACGGGGGTCGTTGAAGCCGTTTCCATGGCAGAAACCATTGAATTGATGATTAAACTCCGCCCAAAGTCAAAACGGATTGTTGCCATTGTCGATAACACCAAATCCGGGCAGGCCGATTTAAAAAAATTTTATGGGATGGCCGACCGGTTTACCTCCCATCGCTTTGAAGAGATTTCTCTTGCCCAAATGGATTGGCCGCACTTTTTGTCCGCTCTGGGGACAATTGAACCAGAGGATGCCGTGCTGCTTCTTTCTGCCTATAATGACAAAAACAATAAAGCCTATCTGTTTGAAGAAAGCTTAAGAAAAATAAAAACCGTATTACAACTGCCGATTTTCCATTTGTGGTACCATGGTATCGGTGAGGGGCTTTTCGGTGGAAAGGTGATCAGCCACTTTGAACAGGGGAAAACCGCAGCCGGTATCACCCTGGAGATCCTATCGGGCACCCCTGTTTCTAAAATAGCCGTTAAACATATCAGCCCCAATAAATACGTCTTTGATTATGCCGAATTAAAAAGAAACAAGATTGATTTTTCACGACTCCCCAAAGAGCGCATCATTGTCAATGAACCGGATTCCTTTTATAAAAAGAATAAAAAAATAATCTGGGCCATTGCGACCACCATCGCGGTTCTATCCCTGGCCTTTCTCATATCCATTGCCAGTATTCTGAATCGGTTAAAAATCCAAAAAGAGCTCAACAAGGCCGCTTTCATTATCGATTCCACCTCAGATGCAGTGATTACCACCGATGTAAACGGCACCATTCTGTTCTGGAACAAAGGGGCCCAGAGGATATACGGGTACAATAGAAAGGAGGTGCTTGGCAGATCCATCACCCTTTTATACAAAGAAGAAGACCTCCATGTTCTGAACGGTATGATCAGCGAACTGCTCAACGGAAATGATATCCCCAACATTGAAGTGGTTTGCGTTAATAAAGACGGCAGAGATGTTTACATTCTCCTCTCCCTGATGACCATCAAGAACGCCGGCGGAAAAATCGTCGAGCTTGTCGGCATAACCAAGGACATCTCAGAAAGCAAAGCGGCGGAACAGGCAGTGGCAAGAAGCGAAGAACGCCTGAAACTCGCACTGGACTCAGTATCCGATGCCGTATGGGACTGGCGGATAGACAAAGACCAGGTCTATTTCAGCACCAAATGGTATAGCATGTTGGGTTATCCCCCCTGCGAGCTGCCCCAGACCTTTGAAACATGGAGAAATCTTCTTCATCCCGATGACCTGCCCCTATCGGAAAAAACCGTTTTTAATCACCTTAAATCGGGCCGTGCATTTGAAATTGAATTCCGGATGCGCACCAAGCAGAATCAATGGAAATGGATCCTGGCCAGGGGCAAAACCGTTGAAAAAGACGCAAATGGGAAAGCGCTGCGAATGCTGGGCACCCATATGGATATCACCGAACGGAAGCGGGCAGAAAAAGAAATTATCGAGCAGAAACAAAAGGCGGAACGGTATCTGAACCTGGCAGGGGTGATGTTTATCGGCATCGACCTCAAGGGCAGGGTCAACCTTGCCAACCAGCATGCCTGCAATGTTCTTGAATGTGAAGAAAAAGATCTGGTCCACCGGAACTGGTTCGACAATTTTATTCCGGAAGCCGTCAGGGATGAGGTCCGCCATGTGTTTAACCAATTGGTGAACGGGGTCATTGAACCGGTGGAGTACTATGAAAATAATGTATTGACGAAAACCGGCAGGGAAAAAACCGTGGCCTGGCACAACACCTACCTCACGGATGAAAAAGGAGCCATTGTCAGCGTACTCAGCGCCGGAGAAGACATAACGGAAAAAAGAAAGCTGGAGGCCCAGCTCCATAAAGCCCAGAAAATGGAATCCATCGGTAACCTGGCCGGCGGCATTGCCCATGATTTTAACAATCTGCTCTTCCCCATCATCGGGATGTCTGAACTGATGATGGAGGACCTGCCGGACAATAGCCCGGAACATCAAAACCTCAAGGAAATCCTGAAAGCCGGATTGAGGGGAGCGGACCTGGTGAAGCAGATTCTGGCATTCAGCCGCCAGTCGGAAATAAAAAAAGAACCCCTGCGGATTCAATCGGTATTAAAGGATGCCATCCATCTGAGCCGTTCAGCCATACCAGCGGATATAGAGATCAGCCACGATATCCAGCAAAATTGCGGAATGATTCTGGGGGATGCGACCCAGATCCAACAAATTGCCATGAACCTGATCACCAATGCCTACCATTCCATGGAACAATCCGGCGGAAATATCGGCATTTTTCTTGGAGAAGAGACTGTCTCCCAAAAAGACATTGACGGTCACCCCATCCGCCCCGGCAAATATGCCCTGCTGGAAATTTCCGATACCGGCTGCGGCATTGATCCTGCCATCAAGGAGAAAATATTTGAACCCTATTTTACAACCAAGGAAAAGGGAAAGGGAACCGGCCTCGGCCTTGCCGTGGTCTACGGGATCGTTAAGGAACACGGCGGTGAGATCATCCTGGACACCACTGCGGGCCGGGGCACAACCTTCCGGATATATTTCCCTCTGATCCACCAGATTTCCGGCAGCACCACAAGTGCCGATCATGGTATTCTGCCCAAAGGGGATGAAAGGCTTTTGTTAATTGATGACGAAAAGGCCATTGTAAAACTTGAAACCCTCATGCTTGAACGGGCGGGATATGCCGTTACCGCCTTCACCGGGAGCATGACGGCCCTTGACACATTCCGCAAAGATCCCGACGCCTTTGATCTTGTGATAACGGACATGACCATGCCGGAGATGACAGGAGACCAGCTCGCCCAAAAAATCATATCCATCAGGCCGGATATGCCGGTGATTACCTGCACCGGGTTCAGTGAACGGATAAACGAAGACCAGGCAAGGGAAATGGGGATAAAAGGCTTTTTAATGAAACCCGTTGTAATATCGGATATGATGAAAATGGTCAGAAAAATTCTGGATGAGGCTGCGGCTCACACGGGCACCAGGGCCCGTCCGGACATGGCCAGCTCATGA
- a CDS encoding ATP-binding cassette domain-containing protein: protein MTDRIKIQIRSLEFHYRKMPVLEDISLDIPDRAVTSVTGPSGQGKSTFLICLNRLWQEIEGARAKGSVCIDFGQGFEEINRPDYPLSLLRRRVGMVFQTPNPLPMSIYNNMAFPLKLVREKDRERIARKVETALRQAFLWDEVKDRLNEDARLLSGGQQQRLCIARALVLAPQVLLLDEPTSSLDPASVAVIEELLVSLKQDRSIILVSHYADQVKRIADHELAMSGRALVPV from the coding sequence ATGACCGACAGAATAAAAATTCAAATCAGAAGTTTGGAGTTCCACTACCGGAAGATGCCGGTGCTGGAAGATATCAGCCTGGATATTCCCGACCGGGCCGTCACCTCTGTCACCGGACCATCGGGGCAGGGCAAGTCCACCTTTCTCATCTGCCTTAACCGGCTCTGGCAGGAGATTGAGGGGGCCCGTGCGAAAGGGTCGGTCTGCATCGATTTCGGACAGGGCTTTGAAGAGATCAACCGGCCGGACTATCCCCTTTCCCTGCTGCGCCGCCGGGTGGGCATGGTCTTCCAGACCCCCAACCCGCTTCCCATGAGTATCTATAATAATATGGCCTTCCCCTTGAAACTGGTCCGGGAAAAGGACAGGGAACGCATCGCCCGGAAGGTGGAAACCGCACTCCGGCAGGCCTTTTTATGGGATGAGGTGAAAGATCGGCTCAATGAGGATGCCCGGCTGCTGTCCGGCGGTCAGCAGCAGCGGCTCTGTATTGCCCGGGCCCTGGTCCTGGCCCCCCAGGTCCTGCTTCTGGACGAGCCCACCTCATCTTTGGATCCGGCTTCGGTGGCGGTGATTGAAGAACTGCTGGTTTCCCTGAAACAGGACCGCAGTATCATCCTGGTCTCCCATTACGCCGACCAGGTAAAGCGCATCGCCGATCATGAGCTGGCCATGTCCGGACGGGCCCTGGTGCCCGTGTGA
- a CDS encoding ABC transporter permease subunit, which translates to MGKAAAVNGQGWGDRFLTAFSWACAAVLVTALTLIIGFLVVKGGGRLNGELVFGSTPVVDALLLRRQVFDGLFPAMAGTLMLVCLAMAVALPLGLATGIYLAEYARGTVKLIFSLMVDILAGIPSIVVGLFGFSITISLHHFFNARIFPCLMISGLALGFLVLPYIVKTTQAALEGLPLQVRLTAPGLGASRLENLFYVLLPAALSDIVSGIVLALGRCAEDTAVIMLTGVVATAGVPKSLFSGFEALPFYIYYIASEYTDPSELGTGYGAALILLILCTGLFVLAHWIRYHIEQKMKYRY; encoded by the coding sequence ATGGGAAAGGCGGCAGCCGTGAACGGGCAGGGATGGGGGGACAGGTTTCTGACGGCCTTTTCCTGGGCCTGCGCCGCCGTACTGGTGACGGCCCTGACCCTGATTATCGGGTTTCTGGTGGTCAAGGGGGGCGGGCGGCTGAACGGGGAACTGGTCTTCGGCTCCACCCCGGTGGTTGATGCCCTTTTGCTCAGGCGGCAGGTATTTGACGGGCTTTTTCCGGCCATGGCCGGCACCCTGATGCTGGTCTGCCTGGCCATGGCAGTGGCGCTGCCCCTGGGGCTTGCCACGGGGATTTACCTGGCCGAGTATGCCCGGGGAACTGTAAAGCTGATATTCAGCCTCATGGTGGACATATTGGCCGGCATCCCCTCCATTGTAGTCGGGCTGTTCGGGTTTTCCATTACCATATCCCTCCACCATTTTTTCAATGCCCGGATTTTTCCCTGCCTGATGATCTCCGGGCTTGCCCTGGGGTTCCTGGTGCTGCCCTATATTGTGAAAACCACCCAGGCCGCCCTTGAGGGACTGCCGCTCCAGGTCCGCCTCACGGCACCGGGACTAGGGGCCTCCCGCCTGGAAAATCTGTTTTATGTGCTGCTGCCCGCCGCCCTTTCCGATATCGTATCCGGAATTGTCCTGGCCCTGGGGCGGTGTGCCGAAGATACGGCGGTGATTATGCTCACGGGGGTGGTGGCCACGGCCGGTGTCCCCAAATCCCTGTTTTCAGGTTTTGAGGCCCTGCCCTTTTACATCTACTATATCGCATCGGAATATACGGATCCTTCGGAACTTGGGACCGGATACGGGGCTGCTTTAATACTGCTGATTCTATGTACGGGATTATTCGTGCTGGCCCACTGGATCCGTTACCATATCGAACAAAAGATGAAATACCGGTATTAA
- a CDS encoding ABC transporter permease subunit yields the protein MAGRIKPAPAVFAGAAVLSAGVTLAVMGFMLSLSLPVIRSGQLWSILSGPWAPGSGQFGITAMIVGTVYIAGLSLIFSIPLSLGCAFFTDIVKPKGARKVLAVLVRIMTAVPTVIYGFVGVFLLVPQMRAIAGRGSGMTILTAALMLALLIAPTMILFFSQSFARVPKADVLGAEALGATPFQKLIYVILPGAWPGMLTGIILAFGRAMGDTLIALMLSGNSVMVPAMPLDPGRSLTAHIALILAADFDSLEFRTIFVCGSLLYLATGTAVLAARVWERRQP from the coding sequence ATGGCGGGACGGATTAAACCGGCCCCGGCCGTCTTTGCCGGGGCCGCTGTTCTCAGTGCCGGGGTAACCCTGGCCGTCATGGGATTCATGCTGTCGCTCAGCCTGCCTGTGATCCGGTCCGGCCAGCTTTGGTCCATTCTTTCGGGGCCCTGGGCCCCCGGCAGCGGCCAGTTCGGCATTACAGCCATGATCGTGGGGACGGTATATATCGCCGGACTCAGCCTCATCTTCAGCATTCCCTTAAGTTTGGGGTGCGCCTTTTTCACTGACATTGTAAAGCCTAAGGGGGCACGGAAGGTTCTGGCCGTTCTGGTCCGGATCATGACGGCGGTGCCCACAGTGATTTACGGGTTCGTGGGGGTATTCCTCCTGGTGCCCCAGATGCGGGCCATCGCCGGCCGGGGATCCGGAATGACTATCCTTACGGCGGCCCTCATGCTGGCCCTCCTCATCGCCCCCACCATGATCCTCTTTTTTTCCCAGAGTTTTGCCAGGGTGCCCAAGGCCGATGTCCTCGGGGCAGAGGCGCTGGGGGCCACCCCTTTCCAGAAACTGATCTATGTGATCCTGCCCGGTGCCTGGCCCGGAATGCTCACCGGGATCATCCTGGCCTTCGGCCGGGCCATGGGGGACACCCTCATCGCCCTGATGCTCAGCGGGAATTCGGTGATGGTGCCTGCAATGCCCCTGGACCCGGGCAGGAGCCTGACGGCCCATATCGCTTTAATCCTGGCGGCTGATTTTGACAGTTTGGAGTTCAGAACCATTTTTGTCTGCGGCAGCCTGCTCTATCTGGCCACGGGCACGGCAGTGCTGGCGGCGCGGGTATGGGAAAGGCGGCAGCCGTGA
- a CDS encoding phosphate ABC transporter substrate-binding protein — translation MKSRIKVWLVLFVLAAVFPGMALASGLAPFKGDSGVLRIAGGTAHIPVMKAAAKQVMSFNPDIQITIAGGGSGAGIKQVGEGLVNIGNSGRKPSDQEVEKYNLSMYKWAIDGVCPVVSPGNPVKALTAGQLKDIYAGKIENWKTLGGPDRDINLYTRDASSGTRAVFWKKALAKGDISGKANFVSSNGAMKSAIAGDPYGIGYISVGYLDDGVAPVALDGVMPSLETVKSGAYKVARGLYSNTKGEAQGLAKKFIEYIMGPEGQKIAADKGFIPVN, via the coding sequence ATGAAATCGAGAATCAAGGTATGGCTGGTTCTGTTTGTCCTGGCAGCGGTTTTTCCCGGGATGGCATTGGCCTCTGGTCTTGCCCCCTTTAAAGGCGACAGCGGGGTGCTCAGGATCGCCGGGGGCACCGCCCATATTCCGGTGATGAAGGCAGCGGCCAAGCAGGTCATGTCCTTTAATCCTGACATTCAGATCACCATTGCCGGAGGCGGTTCCGGTGCAGGGATCAAACAGGTCGGAGAAGGCCTTGTCAATATCGGCAATTCCGGCCGGAAACCCAGTGACCAGGAGGTCGAAAAATACAATCTCTCCATGTATAAATGGGCCATTGACGGGGTCTGCCCCGTGGTGAGCCCCGGTAACCCAGTAAAAGCCCTGACTGCCGGCCAACTGAAGGATATCTATGCCGGAAAAATTGAAAACTGGAAAACCCTGGGCGGACCGGACCGGGACATCAACCTTTATACCCGTGATGCCTCCTCGGGCACCCGGGCCGTGTTCTGGAAAAAGGCATTGGCCAAGGGGGATATCTCCGGAAAGGCCAATTTCGTTTCCTCCAACGGGGCCATGAAGTCTGCCATTGCCGGCGATCCTTACGGCATCGGCTATATCTCTGTGGGATACCTGGATGACGGGGTGGCACCGGTGGCACTGGACGGGGTGATGCCCAGCCTTGAAACCGTTAAAAGCGGTGCGTACAAAGTGGCCCGGGGGCTCTATTCCAATACCAAGGGCGAGGCCCAGGGGCTGGCCAAAAAATTCATCGAGTATATCATGGGGCCTGAAGGCCAGAAAATCGCAGCAGATAAGGGATTCATTCCCGTTAATTGA
- a CDS encoding DctP family TRAP transporter solute-binding subunit codes for MKHIILKAGLILGITALITTGAALPAFAGKVKFGHVAPPFHGQAKGVDAFAAYVKEKTNGKIDIATFPSGQLGGERSMAEQVQSGTLQMAALTTAVLQNFVPQCAILDMPFIFPDRATAYATLDDAGVQEKIFSYFPKKGFIAIGWTENEIRDFTNNKRPVRTPEDVKGLKVRVMNSPAYLDTFKQLGASPVGIPFPEIYNALQTGVIDAQENPLMTTVLMKFTEVTKYVTRTQHCLTECIIVVGVDYWESLSKAEQQIFREAAKLAIETNRTQNAKIHESLPKLNISIADFAKQNNIEIIDLTTQEREAFRQAMVPVWNKYRKKIGDDIFDFMLDKINAHQQ; via the coding sequence ATGAAACATATCATCCTCAAAGCCGGCCTGATTCTGGGCATCACCGCATTGATCACCACAGGGGCGGCCCTTCCCGCCTTTGCCGGGAAAGTTAAATTCGGCCATGTGGCCCCGCCCTTCCACGGCCAGGCCAAGGGCGTTGACGCCTTTGCCGCCTATGTAAAGGAAAAGACCAATGGAAAAATCGACATCGCCACCTTTCCCTCCGGCCAGCTGGGCGGGGAACGGTCCATGGCCGAGCAGGTACAGTCCGGCACCCTCCAGATGGCCGCACTGACCACGGCCGTGCTGCAGAACTTTGTGCCCCAGTGCGCCATACTGGACATGCCCTTTATCTTTCCCGACCGGGCCACTGCCTACGCCACCCTGGACGATGCCGGGGTTCAGGAAAAGATCTTCTCCTATTTCCCCAAAAAAGGGTTTATCGCCATCGGATGGACGGAAAATGAAATCCGTGATTTCACCAACAACAAACGGCCCGTCCGCACCCCCGAAGACGTCAAGGGCCTCAAGGTCCGGGTGATGAATTCCCCGGCCTACCTGGACACCTTCAAGCAGCTGGGGGCCTCCCCGGTGGGCATCCCCTTTCCGGAGATCTACAACGCCCTGCAGACCGGGGTGATTGACGCCCAGGAAAACCCCCTCATGACCACGGTGCTCATGAAATTCACCGAGGTGACCAAATATGTGACCCGGACCCAGCACTGCCTCACCGAGTGCATCATCGTGGTGGGGGTGGACTACTGGGAAAGCCTGTCCAAGGCCGAACAGCAGATCTTCCGGGAAGCGGCCAAGCTGGCCATTGAGACCAACCGCACCCAGAATGCAAAGATCCATGAGTCCCTGCCCAAGCTCAATATCTCCATTGCCGACTTTGCCAAACAGAATAATATCGAAATCATAGACCTGACCACCCAGGAACGGGAAGCATTCAGACAGGCCATGGTGCCGGTATGGAATAAATACCGCAAAAAAATCGGTGACGATATTTTCGACTTTATGCTGGACAAAATAAACGCCCACCAGCAATAA
- a CDS encoding TRAP transporter small permease, producing MKQIINFLDRVENFTLVWTILGLALIGFIQVITRYVFNYSFTWFEELGRYLGVFIAFLGAATGVKTGSHFTMDLMVSKLKNPWQGRVKAFTNTLSALFFFTVAVYSWKIVTRMYGYETTSPTMEIPMYLVYLPIPFFSVIIGIRFIIKAVESVKQPLSQGGAQ from the coding sequence GTGAAGCAGATCATCAACTTCCTGGACCGGGTGGAAAATTTCACCCTGGTCTGGACCATCCTGGGTCTGGCCCTCATCGGCTTTATCCAGGTGATCACCCGGTATGTATTCAACTATTCCTTTACCTGGTTTGAGGAACTGGGCCGCTACCTGGGGGTGTTCATCGCCTTTCTCGGGGCGGCCACCGGAGTGAAAACCGGCAGCCATTTTACCATGGACCTCATGGTGTCAAAGCTTAAAAACCCCTGGCAGGGCCGGGTTAAGGCCTTTACCAACACCCTGTCCGCCCTCTTTTTTTTCACCGTGGCCGTCTATTCATGGAAGATCGTCACCCGGATGTACGGATACGAGACCACCTCCCCCACCATGGAAATTCCCATGTACCTGGTCTACCTGCCCATCCCCTTTTTTTCGGTGATCATCGGCATCCGGTTTATTATCAAGGCGGTGGAATCGGTTAAACAGCCGCTTTCCCAGGGAGGGGCACAATGA